A region from the Pseudomonas sp. P8_229 genome encodes:
- a CDS encoding MFS transporter, with translation MTTSTAYSATAPAQPTNSATRVATASFIGTAIEFYDFYVYATAAALVIGPVFFPQTSGTAQMLSAFLTFGIAFLARPLGSALFGHFGDRIGRKSTLVASLLLMGVCTTLIGVLPGYASIGAWAPILLCVLRFGQGLGLGGEWGGAALLATENAPKGKRAWFGMFPQLGPSIGFLAANGLFLTLAMTLNDEQFRSWGWRIPFLLSAILVMVGLYVRLKLHETPVFANAIARQERVKVPLVELFSQYWAPTLLGAAAMVVCYALFYISTVFSLSYGVSTLGYSRETFLGLLCFAVLFMAAATPLSAWASDRYGRKPVLIIGGVLAIVSGFLMEPLLTQGSTWGVALFLCIELFLMGVTFAPMGALLPELFPTHVRYTGASAAYNLGGIVGASAAPFFAQKLVAMGGLSYVGGYVSGAAVLSLIAVLCLKETKNNDLNQVA, from the coding sequence ATGACGACCAGTACCGCTTATAGCGCCACAGCGCCTGCCCAGCCGACCAACTCCGCCACCCGCGTAGCGACGGCGAGCTTCATCGGCACCGCTATCGAGTTCTACGACTTCTATGTCTACGCCACCGCCGCCGCGCTGGTGATCGGGCCGGTGTTCTTTCCGCAGACCTCCGGAACCGCGCAGATGCTCTCGGCATTTCTCACCTTCGGCATCGCCTTCCTCGCCAGACCGCTGGGCTCGGCGCTGTTCGGCCACTTCGGTGACCGCATCGGACGCAAATCGACGCTGGTCGCCTCGCTGTTGCTGATGGGTGTCTGCACCACGCTGATTGGCGTGCTGCCGGGTTACGCCAGCATCGGTGCCTGGGCGCCGATTCTGCTGTGCGTGTTGCGCTTCGGTCAGGGTTTGGGACTGGGTGGTGAATGGGGCGGCGCAGCACTGCTGGCCACGGAAAACGCGCCCAAGGGCAAGCGGGCGTGGTTCGGCATGTTCCCGCAACTTGGCCCGTCGATCGGCTTTCTCGCGGCCAACGGGCTGTTTCTGACCCTGGCCATGACCCTCAATGACGAACAGTTCCGCAGTTGGGGCTGGCGGATTCCGTTTCTGCTCAGCGCGATACTGGTGATGGTCGGCCTGTACGTGCGCCTCAAGCTCCACGAAACCCCGGTGTTCGCCAATGCGATTGCCCGTCAGGAGCGGGTGAAAGTGCCGCTGGTCGAACTGTTCAGCCAATACTGGGCGCCGACCTTGCTCGGCGCGGCGGCGATGGTGGTGTGCTATGCGCTGTTTTACATCTCGACGGTGTTTTCCCTGAGCTACGGCGTGTCCACCCTCGGCTACAGCCGTGAGACCTTCCTTGGCTTGCTGTGTTTTGCCGTGCTGTTCATGGCTGCGGCGACACCGTTGTCCGCCTGGGCCAGTGACCGTTACGGGCGTAAACCGGTACTGATCATCGGGGGCGTGCTGGCAATTGTATCCGGATTCCTGATGGAGCCGTTGCTGACGCAGGGTTCGACCTGGGGCGTGGCACTGTTCCTGTGCATCGAGCTGTTCCTGATGGGCGTGACATTTGCGCCAATGGGTGCGCTGCTGCCAGAACTGTTTCCGACGCATGTGCGCTATACCGGCGCATCGGCCGCGTACAACCTGGGCGGGATCGTCGGCGCCTCGGCGGCACCGTTCTTTGCGCAGAAGCTGGTGGCGATGGGCGGTTTGAGTTATGTCGGCGGGTATGTGTCGGGGGCAGCGGTGCTGAGCCTGATTGCGGTGTTGTGCCTGAAGGAAACGAAGAATAACGATCTGAATCAGGTTGCCTGA
- a CDS encoding transporter associated domain-containing protein, with protein MDGLPIGPMLAVFVLLILWSGLFTAVEIAQQHLLAQRTASRASDKPLAKLSFPLDSLILCNTLCRALAVVIATLLAIFLCEENGPWAACLGAAAVLLVFADYFPRTVAQRYPEAVLSFGNTLLAIPLKILYPLAWLLSSISGLLIRPFARKTQVVQQSEDEEPADRNDDPEHPSRTHPVAGIHALDNITVNDILVPRSDVDGINLDDSIEEIIEQLRHNKRTRLPVFHSDINQVEAVLNTRQIRHLLNDGKLTREALLAASYEPYFVPESTPLQLQLLNFHKQQRRLGMVVDEYGEVLGIVTLEDILEEIVGEFESEHSLDNPHIHPQADGRMVIDGTASIRELNKCLGWHLPSDGPKTLNGLVTEALESIPESAVCLKIGRYRLEILETEENRVSKVLIWHTSSVPAVI; from the coding sequence ATGGACGGTTTGCCCATAGGGCCGATGCTCGCGGTGTTTGTCCTGCTGATTTTATGGTCGGGGCTATTTACCGCCGTCGAAATCGCGCAGCAGCACCTGCTCGCGCAGCGCACCGCCTCGCGCGCCAGCGACAAACCGCTGGCGAAGCTGAGCTTCCCGCTCGACAGCCTGATTCTGTGTAACACCCTGTGCCGCGCCCTGGCAGTGGTCATTGCCACATTGCTGGCGATCTTCCTTTGCGAAGAGAACGGGCCTTGGGCAGCCTGCCTCGGCGCCGCTGCAGTGTTGCTGGTGTTTGCCGATTACTTTCCGCGCACAGTGGCCCAGCGTTATCCGGAGGCCGTGCTGTCCTTCGGCAATACCCTGCTGGCCATACCGCTGAAAATCCTTTACCCGCTGGCCTGGCTACTGAGCAGCATCAGCGGCTTGCTGATTCGCCCGTTCGCCCGCAAGACTCAAGTGGTGCAACAGAGCGAAGACGAAGAGCCTGCTGACCGAAACGACGACCCGGAACATCCGTCTCGTACCCATCCGGTTGCGGGGATCCACGCGCTGGACAACATCACGGTCAATGACATTCTGGTGCCGCGCAGCGATGTCGACGGCATCAACCTCGACGACTCGATCGAAGAGATCATCGAACAACTGCGCCACAACAAGCGCACGCGCCTGCCGGTGTTCCACAGCGACATCAACCAGGTCGAAGCAGTGCTCAACACCCGGCAGATCCGCCATCTGCTCAACGATGGCAAGCTGACCCGCGAGGCGCTGCTGGCCGCCAGCTACGAACCGTATTTCGTCCCGGAAAGCACGCCGCTGCAACTGCAACTGCTGAACTTCCATAAACAGCAGCGCCGCCTGGGCATGGTGGTGGACGAGTACGGCGAAGTACTGGGCATCGTCACCCTGGAAGACATTCTCGAAGAGATCGTCGGCGAATTCGAAAGCGAACACAGCCTCGACAACCCGCACATCCATCCACAGGCCGACGGGCGCATGGTCATTGATGGTACTGCGTCGATCCGCGAACTGAACAAATGCCTGGGTTGGCATTTGCCGAGCGACGGGCCGAAAACCCTCAACGGCCTGGTGACCGAAGCGCTGGAGAGCATTCCGGAAAGCGCGGTGTGCCTGAAAATCGGGCGTTACCGGCTGGAGATTCTCGAAACCGAGGAGAACCGGGTGAGCAAAGTCCTGATCTGGCATACCTCTTCGGTGCCGGCCGTCATTTAA
- a CDS encoding inner membrane protein YpjD, protein MLPLSPSLLTTLAAALLYAAATLYQGTRLASGAKANKRLLVTLGVLAVLAHSASLLTHLLTPIGLGLDFFSAASLIAAAVIALTLLACSRIPVENLLVLLFPLGAATVLLAQFAPAGTVQIIDEEPGILAHILLSILAYGMFTIAVFQALLLLVQDHQLKHKHPSGLIKNFPPLQTMESLLFGFLWAGWTLLSLSLISGWLFVENLFAQHLVHKTLLACLAWVVFSVLLWGRNRLGWRGHKAIRWTLAGFCLLMLAYFGSKLVREYILHI, encoded by the coding sequence ATGCTCCCCTTATCACCCAGTTTGCTGACCACGCTCGCCGCCGCTCTCCTTTATGCCGCTGCGACCCTTTATCAGGGCACCCGCCTGGCCTCCGGCGCCAAGGCGAACAAGCGCCTGCTGGTTACGCTCGGCGTCCTTGCCGTGCTGGCCCACAGCGCCAGCCTGCTCACCCACCTGCTGACGCCGATCGGCCTGGGCCTGGATTTCTTCAGCGCCGCCAGCCTGATTGCCGCCGCGGTCATCGCCTTGACGCTGCTGGCCTGCTCGCGGATCCCGGTGGAAAACCTGCTGGTGCTGTTGTTCCCGCTGGGCGCGGCGACGGTGCTGCTGGCGCAGTTCGCGCCTGCCGGCACGGTGCAGATCATCGACGAAGAGCCGGGCATCCTCGCCCACATCCTGCTGTCGATCCTGGCTTACGGAATGTTCACCATCGCGGTATTCCAGGCCTTGCTGCTGCTGGTCCAGGATCACCAACTCAAGCACAAGCACCCGTCGGGCCTGATCAAGAACTTCCCGCCGCTGCAAACCATGGAAAGCCTGCTGTTCGGTTTCCTCTGGGCCGGCTGGACGCTGCTGTCGCTGTCGCTGATCTCCGGCTGGCTGTTCGTCGAAAACCTGTTCGCCCAGCATCTGGTGCACAAGACCCTGCTGGCATGCCTGGCCTGGGTCGTGTTCAGCGTGCTGTTGTGGGGTCGCAACCGCCTCGGCTGGCGCGGTCACAAGGCGATTCGCTGGACCCTCGCCGGTTTCTGCCTGCTGATGTTGGCGTATTTCGGCAGCAAACTGGTTCGTGAATACATCCTGCACATCTGA
- the ffh gene encoding signal recognition particle protein, which yields MFENLTDRLSQTLRHVTGKAKLTEDNIKDTLREVRMALLEADVALPVVKDFVNSVKERAVGTEVSRSLTPGQAFVKIVQAELESLMGAANEDLNLSAVPPAVILMAGLQGAGKTTTAGKLARFLKERKKKSVMVVSADVYRPAAIKQLETLANDIGVTFFPSDLSQKPVDIANAAIKEAKLKFIDVVIVDTAGRLHIDEEMMGEIKALHAAINPVETLFVVDAMTGQDAANTAKAFGDALPLTGVILTKVDGDARGGAALSVRAITGKPIKFIGMGEKSEALDPFHPERIASRILGMGDVLSLIEQAEATLDKDKADKLAKKLKKGKGFDLEDFRDQLQQMKNMGGLGGLMDKLPSIGGVNLSQMGNAQNAAEKQFKQMEAIINSMTPAERRDPELISGSRKRRIAMGSGTQVQDIGRLIKQHKQMQKMMKKFSAKGGMAKMMRGMGGMLPGGGMPKM from the coding sequence ATGTTTGAAAACTTAACCGACCGTCTCTCGCAGACGCTGCGCCATGTCACCGGCAAGGCGAAGCTGACTGAAGACAATATCAAAGACACCTTGCGCGAAGTGCGCATGGCGTTGCTCGAAGCCGACGTCGCCCTGCCGGTGGTCAAGGACTTCGTCAATTCGGTCAAGGAGCGCGCTGTCGGCACCGAGGTGTCGCGCAGCCTGACGCCGGGCCAGGCATTCGTGAAGATCGTCCAGGCCGAACTCGAAAGCCTGATGGGCGCGGCCAACGAAGATTTGAACCTGAGTGCCGTACCGCCAGCCGTCATTCTGATGGCCGGTCTGCAGGGTGCCGGTAAAACCACCACTGCCGGCAAGCTGGCGCGCTTCCTTAAAGAGCGCAAGAAGAAGTCGGTCATGGTGGTGTCGGCGGACGTTTATCGTCCTGCGGCTATTAAACAGCTGGAAACCCTGGCCAACGACATCGGCGTGACGTTCTTCCCGTCCGACCTGAGCCAGAAGCCGGTCGACATCGCCAATGCGGCTATTAAAGAAGCCAAACTGAAATTCATCGACGTGGTCATCGTCGATACCGCCGGTCGTCTGCACATCGACGAAGAGATGATGGGCGAGATCAAGGCGCTGCACGCTGCGATCAACCCGGTCGAAACCCTGTTCGTGGTCGACGCCATGACCGGTCAGGACGCCGCCAACACGGCCAAGGCCTTCGGCGATGCGCTGCCACTGACCGGTGTGATCCTGACCAAGGTCGACGGCGACGCCCGTGGCGGTGCCGCACTGTCGGTACGTGCGATCACCGGCAAGCCGATCAAGTTCATCGGTATGGGCGAGAAGAGCGAAGCGCTCGATCCGTTCCATCCTGAGCGTATCGCTTCGCGAATCCTCGGCATGGGCGACGTGCTCAGCCTGATCGAACAGGCCGAAGCGACCCTCGACAAGGACAAGGCCGACAAGCTTGCTAAAAAGCTGAAGAAGGGCAAGGGCTTCGACCTCGAAGACTTCCGCGATCAGCTGCAACAAATGAAGAACATGGGCGGCCTCGGTGGGCTCATGGACAAGCTGCCGAGCATCGGCGGCGTCAACCTGTCGCAGATGGGCAATGCCCAGAACGCTGCAGAGAAGCAGTTCAAACAGATGGAAGCCATCATCAATTCCATGACCCCGGCCGAGCGCCGCGACCCTGAGCTGATCAGCGGTTCGCGCAAACGCCGGATCGCCATGGGTTCCGGTACCCAGGTGCAGGACATCGGTCGCTTGATCAAGCAGCACAAGCAGATGCAAAAGATGATGAAGAAATTCTCCGCCAAGGGCGGAATGGCGAAAATGATGCGCGGCATGGGCGGAATGTTGCCCGGCGGCGGCATGCCCAAGATGTAA
- the rpsP gene encoding 30S ribosomal protein S16: MLTIRLALGGSKKRPFYHLTVTDSRNPRDGSHKEQVGFFNPVARGQEIRLSVNQERVAYWLSVGAQPSERVAQLLKESAKAAA; the protein is encoded by the coding sequence ATGCTAACAATCCGTCTTGCCCTTGGCGGCTCCAAAAAGCGCCCGTTTTACCACCTGACCGTAACCGACTCGCGTAACCCGCGTGACGGCTCCCACAAAGAACAGGTTGGTTTCTTCAACCCTGTTGCCCGTGGTCAGGAAATCCGTCTGTCCGTGAACCAAGAGCGCGTTGCCTACTGGCTGAGCGTTGGTGCACAGCCTTCTGAGCGTGTTGCTCAGTTGCTGAAGGAATCTGCCAAGGCTGCAGCCTGA
- the rimM gene encoding ribosome maturation factor RimM (Essential for efficient processing of 16S rRNA), with the protein MSATPEKADDLIVVGKIFSVHGVRGEVKVFSFTDPIENLLDYRNWTLRREGVVKQVELVSGRSTQKDLVAKLKGLDDRDEARLLSGYEICISRSLLPNLTGDEYYWYQLQGLSVINQDEQLFGKVDHLLETGANDVLVVKPCAGSLDDRERLLPYTEQCVLTIDLDAGVMRVEWDADF; encoded by the coding sequence ATGAGCGCGACGCCAGAAAAAGCTGATGACCTGATCGTTGTCGGCAAGATTTTTTCGGTTCACGGCGTTCGCGGCGAGGTGAAGGTCTTTTCCTTTACCGATCCGATTGAAAACCTGTTGGATTACCGCAACTGGACGCTTCGGCGCGAAGGCGTGGTCAAGCAGGTCGAGCTGGTCAGCGGCCGATCCACTCAAAAGGATCTGGTTGCCAAGCTCAAAGGCCTCGACGATCGTGATGAAGCCCGTCTTCTGAGCGGTTATGAGATTTGCATCTCGCGAAGCCTTTTGCCCAACCTGACAGGCGACGAGTACTACTGGTACCAGTTGCAGGGTCTGAGCGTCATCAACCAGGACGAGCAATTGTTCGGCAAGGTTGATCACCTGTTGGAGACCGGCGCGAACGATGTATTGGTGGTCAAGCCCTGCGCGGGCAGCCTGGATGATCGTGAGCGGTTGTTGCCCTACACAGAGCAATGCGTGCTGACAATCGACCTGGATGCAGGCGTGATGAGGGTGGAATGGGACGCGGACTTCTAA
- the trmD gene encoding tRNA (guanosine(37)-N1)-methyltransferase TrmD, with protein MASLRVDVITLFPEMFSAISEYGITSRAVKQGLLQLTCWNPRDYTTDRHHTVDDRPFGGGPGMVMKIKPLEDALVQAKAAAGEAAKVIYLSPQGRQLTQSAVRELAQSDALILIAGRYEGIDERFIEAHVDEEWSIGDYVLSGGELPAMVMIDAVTRLLPGALGHADSAEEDSFTDGLLDCPHYTRPEVYADQRVPDVLLSGNHAHIRRWRLQQSLIRTYERRADLLESRSLSGEEKKLLEEYIRERDDS; from the coding sequence ATGGCCAGCCTGCGCGTAGACGTCATAACGTTGTTCCCCGAGATGTTCTCGGCCATCAGTGAATACGGCATTACCAGTCGAGCGGTGAAACAGGGGCTGTTGCAGCTGACCTGTTGGAACCCGCGGGATTACACGACGGATCGGCATCACACTGTGGACGATCGCCCGTTTGGCGGTGGTCCGGGCATGGTGATGAAGATCAAGCCCCTGGAAGATGCTCTGGTTCAGGCCAAGGCAGCAGCCGGGGAGGCGGCGAAGGTGATTTACCTGTCCCCCCAAGGCCGTCAACTGACTCAGTCGGCGGTACGCGAGTTGGCACAATCGGATGCATTGATCCTGATTGCCGGCCGCTATGAAGGCATTGACGAGCGCTTTATTGAGGCTCATGTCGATGAAGAGTGGTCGATTGGTGACTATGTACTGTCTGGCGGCGAGCTGCCGGCCATGGTCATGATCGATGCGGTTACACGACTGCTGCCTGGAGCTTTAGGGCATGCGGATTCCGCTGAGGAAGATTCCTTTACGGATGGTCTGCTGGATTGCCCGCACTACACCCGACCTGAGGTGTATGCGGATCAGCGTGTTCCCGACGTGTTGCTAAGTGGCAATCACGCGCATATCCGGCGTTGGCGTTTACAGCAGTCCCTTATCAGGACTTATGAACGACGCGCCGATCTTCTGGAAAGCCGCTCGCTTTCTGGAGAAGAGAAGAAGCTGCTCGAGGAATACATCCGCGAGCGGGACGATAGTTAA
- the rplS gene encoding 50S ribosomal protein L19, with protein MTNKIILALEAEQMTKEIPTFAPGDTIVVQVKVKEGDRSRLQAFEGVVIAKRNRGVNSAFTVRKISNGVGVERTFQTYSPQIDSMAVKRRGDVRKAKLYYLRDLSGKAARIKEKLA; from the coding sequence ATGACCAACAAAATCATCCTTGCACTCGAAGCAGAGCAGATGACCAAAGAAATCCCTACCTTTGCCCCGGGCGACACCATTGTCGTTCAGGTGAAAGTGAAGGAAGGCGATCGTTCCCGTCTGCAAGCGTTCGAAGGCGTTGTAATCGCCAAGCGTAACCGCGGCGTGAACAGTGCGTTCACCGTTCGTAAAATCTCCAACGGTGTTGGCGTAGAACGTACTTTCCAGACCTACTCCCCGCAGATCGACAGCATGGCTGTTAAACGTCGCGGTGACGTACGTAAAGCCAAGCTGTACTACCTGCGCGACCTGTCGGGTAAAGCAGCTCGCATCAAGGAAAAACTGGCTTAA
- a CDS encoding acyl-CoA thioesterase: MSIRDQEIQRRTELSVTRVTKAVFPPTTNHHNTLFGGTALAWMDEVSFITATRFCRLPLVTVSTDRIDFNHAIPAGSIVELVGRVIKVGNTSLKVEVEVFVESMSCDGREKAIHGQFSFVAIDDDKRPVPVLPGFAA, from the coding sequence ATGTCTATCCGTGACCAGGAAATTCAACGCCGCACCGAGCTCTCGGTGACTCGCGTGACCAAAGCTGTCTTTCCTCCGACCACTAACCATCACAACACTCTGTTCGGTGGTACCGCGCTGGCGTGGATGGATGAGGTGTCGTTCATTACCGCTACGCGATTCTGTCGTTTGCCACTGGTAACCGTGTCCACCGACCGTATCGACTTCAATCACGCGATCCCGGCTGGCTCCATCGTCGAGCTGGTCGGAAGGGTGATCAAGGTTGGCAATACCAGCCTCAAGGTCGAGGTGGAAGTGTTTGTCGAAAGCATGAGCTGTGATGGTCGTGAGAAAGCGATTCATGGGCAGTTCAGCTTTGTCGCCATTGATGACGACAAGCGACCGGTACCGGTGCTTCCGGGTTTTGCGGCCTGA
- a CDS encoding sodium:proton antiporter: MNEQQILLAFGGIGAAALGCQWLAWRLKLPAILFLLLTGILVGPILGWLDPQEMFGPLLMPLVSLAVALILFEGSLTLHLSEWKEIGSVVHRLVTIGAISTWIVIAVATHFLLGFDWMLAILFGSLTLVTGPTVIVPMLRVVRPKASIANILRWEGIVIDPIGALLAVVVYSFIIASAEGHGFKQSLFTFGGVILCGAVFGIVGGWLLGTVIRRQWLPEYLHNLASLAAVLGIFIASNEVMHESGLLAVTLMGMWLANMKGVDVRHILHFKENLSVLLISGLFILLAARLDLYALIGLGPLVLILLLVIQLIARPLNVLLSTAGSSLSWRERALLCWIAPRGIVAAAVSAIFAIRLHEAGHEGALLLVPLTFAVIIGTVVLQSATARPLARLLKVAEPAPSGFLIVGANGPARELGKSLQQLGSRVLLTDSSWENIRTARMEGLPTYFGNPASQHADAHLDLVGLGHLLALSPSGELNTLAAMRFRHDFGHQRLFGLASGHESRRSDKHRASLEHRGNQLGSEAFTYAKLASQMGQGAELYSTTLTDGFGWEDYRALHGNRATLLFMRDDSGWVHVVTPETAVKPGAGWTLLALIQPEASGA; this comes from the coding sequence ATGAACGAGCAGCAAATTCTATTGGCATTTGGCGGGATTGGCGCGGCGGCGCTGGGTTGCCAATGGCTGGCGTGGCGTCTGAAGCTGCCGGCGATTCTGTTTCTGTTGCTGACGGGTATTCTGGTTGGCCCGATTCTGGGCTGGCTCGATCCGCAGGAAATGTTCGGGCCGCTGCTGATGCCGTTGGTGTCGCTGGCGGTGGCGCTGATTCTGTTTGAGGGCAGCCTGACGCTGCACCTGTCGGAATGGAAGGAGATCGGCAGCGTCGTCCATCGTCTGGTGACCATTGGCGCGATCTCGACCTGGATCGTCATCGCGGTCGCCACGCATTTCCTGCTCGGTTTCGACTGGATGCTGGCCATCCTGTTCGGCAGCCTGACACTGGTCACCGGCCCGACCGTGATCGTGCCGATGCTGCGCGTGGTGCGACCGAAAGCTTCGATCGCCAACATTCTGCGCTGGGAAGGCATTGTCATCGACCCGATCGGCGCCCTCCTCGCCGTGGTGGTCTACAGCTTCATCATCGCCAGCGCTGAAGGTCATGGCTTCAAGCAGAGTCTGTTCACCTTTGGCGGCGTGATTCTGTGCGGCGCGGTGTTCGGCATTGTCGGTGGCTGGCTGCTCGGTACGGTGATCCGCCGGCAATGGCTGCCGGAATACCTGCACAACCTCGCCTCGCTGGCCGCGGTGCTGGGGATTTTCATTGCCTCCAACGAGGTGATGCACGAGTCCGGCCTGCTGGCGGTGACACTGATGGGCATGTGGCTGGCGAACATGAAGGGCGTGGATGTGCGGCACATTCTGCACTTCAAGGAAAACCTCAGCGTGCTGCTGATTTCCGGGTTGTTCATTCTGCTGGCGGCACGCCTGGACCTGTACGCACTGATTGGACTGGGGCCGCTGGTACTGATTCTGCTGCTGGTTATTCAGTTGATCGCCCGTCCGCTGAACGTACTGCTCAGTACCGCCGGTTCCAGTCTGAGCTGGCGCGAACGCGCATTGCTGTGCTGGATCGCCCCGCGCGGGATAGTGGCGGCGGCGGTGTCGGCGATTTTCGCGATTCGTCTGCATGAAGCCGGACATGAAGGCGCCCTGCTGTTGGTGCCACTGACCTTTGCCGTGATCATCGGCACCGTGGTCCTGCAAAGCGCCACCGCACGACCACTGGCACGACTGCTGAAGGTCGCCGAACCGGCGCCAAGCGGTTTCCTGATCGTGGGTGCGAACGGCCCGGCGCGGGAGCTGGGCAAATCACTGCAGCAACTGGGCAGCCGCGTGCTGCTGACCGATTCGAGCTGGGAGAACATTCGCACGGCGCGCATGGAAGGTTTGCCGACGTATTTTGGCAATCCGGCCTCGCAGCACGCCGATGCGCATCTGGATCTGGTCGGGCTTGGGCATCTGCTGGCGCTGTCGCCGTCGGGTGAACTCAATACCTTGGCGGCGATGCGCTTTCGTCATGACTTCGGTCATCAGCGCTTGTTTGGCCTCGCCAGTGGTCACGAGAGCCGTCGCAGCGACAAACACCGGGCGAGCCTTGAGCATCGCGGCAATCAGCTGGGCAGCGAAGCATTTACCTACGCGAAGCTGGCGAGCCAGATGGGTCAGGGTGCCGAGCTTTACAGCACGACGCTGACCGATGGTTTCGGCTGGGAGGATTACCGCGCACTGCACGGCAATCGCGCGACCTTGCTGTTCATGCGCGATGACAGCGGCTGGGTGCATGTGGTGACGCCGGAGACGGCGGTGAAGCCTGGGGCGGGGTGGACGTTGCTGGCGTTGATTCAGCCGGAGGCCAGCGGCGCCTGA
- the xerD gene encoding site-specific tyrosine recombinase XerD: MPAIDHPLIDQFLDALWLEKGLSDNTRGAYRSDLALFNGWLQEKNLELINAGRELILDHLAWRLEQNYKPRSTARFLSGVRGFYRYLLREKMISVDPTLRVDMPQLGRPLPKSLSEADVEALLKAPDLSEAIGQRDRAMLEVLYACGLRVTELVSLTLEQVNLRQGVLRVMGKGSKERLVPMGEEAIVWIERYMRDGRSELLGGRPSDVLFPSQRGEQMTRQTFWHRIKHQAKVAGIGKSLSPHTLRHAFATHLLNHGADLRVVQMLLGHSDLSTTQIYTHVARARLQDLHAKHHPRG, from the coding sequence ATGCCTGCCATCGACCATCCACTGATTGACCAATTCCTCGACGCCCTGTGGCTGGAAAAAGGCCTGTCCGACAACACCCGTGGCGCCTACCGTAGCGATCTGGCCCTGTTCAATGGCTGGCTGCAGGAGAAGAACCTGGAGCTGATCAATGCCGGTCGCGAGTTGATCCTCGATCATCTGGCCTGGCGTCTGGAGCAGAATTACAAACCGCGTTCCACCGCCCGATTTCTCTCGGGGGTGCGTGGCTTTTATCGCTATCTGCTGCGGGAAAAAATGATCAGCGTCGATCCGACCTTACGCGTCGACATGCCGCAATTGGGTCGACCGCTGCCCAAGTCTCTTTCGGAGGCCGACGTTGAGGCGTTGCTCAAGGCACCGGACCTGAGCGAAGCCATCGGCCAGCGCGATCGCGCCATGCTTGAAGTGCTGTACGCCTGCGGTCTGCGGGTGACCGAGCTGGTGAGCCTGACCCTCGAGCAGGTCAACCTGCGACAGGGCGTATTGCGGGTGATGGGCAAGGGCAGCAAGGAGCGGCTGGTGCCGATGGGCGAGGAGGCGATTGTCTGGATCGAGCGCTACATGCGCGATGGCCGCAGCGAGCTGCTGGGCGGGCGCCCCAGCGATGTGTTGTTCCCCAGTCAGCGCGGCGAGCAGATGACCCGCCAGACCTTCTGGCACCGCATCAAGCATCAGGCCAAGGTTGCCGGGATCGGCAAGTCGCTGTCGCCGCATACTCTTCGGCATGCGTTTGCCACGCACCTGCTTAACCATGGCGCGGATTTGCGCGTGGTGCAGATGCTGCTTGGGCACAGCGATTTGTCGACCACGCAGATTTACACCCACGTCGCCCGCGCTCGCCTGCAAGACCTGCACGCCAAACACCATCCGCGCGGCTGA
- the dsbC gene encoding bifunctional protein-disulfide isomerase/oxidoreductase DsbC, translating to MRLTQIFAAAAIALVSTFAVADDAADKAIRQSLEKLELEVPVESISASPLPGMYEVKLKGSRVLYASADGQYIVQGNLFQLKDGKPVNLTEKTERLGISKLINAIPVAETVVYPAVGETKSHITVFTDTTCPYCHKLHAEVPELNKRGIEVRYVAFPRQGLGSPGDEQLQAVWCSTDKKAAMDKMVDGKEIKAAKCANPVSKQFALGQSIGVNGTPAIVLADGQVIPGYQPAPQVAKLALGAK from the coding sequence ATGCGTTTGACCCAGATTTTCGCCGCCGCAGCCATTGCGTTGGTCAGCACCTTTGCCGTCGCCGATGACGCGGCCGACAAAGCCATTCGTCAAAGCCTGGAAAAACTCGAACTCGAGGTTCCGGTAGAAAGCATCAGCGCCAGCCCGTTGCCGGGCATGTATGAAGTCAAGCTCAAGGGCAGCCGCGTGCTGTACGCCAGCGCCGATGGCCAGTACATCGTTCAGGGCAACCTGTTCCAGCTCAAGGACGGTAAACCGGTCAACCTGACCGAGAAGACCGAACGCCTGGGCATTTCCAAATTGATCAACGCCATTCCGGTGGCCGAAACCGTGGTGTATCCGGCCGTGGGCGAGACCAAATCGCACATCACCGTGTTCACCGACACCACCTGCCCGTACTGCCACAAGCTGCACGCCGAAGTGCCTGAGCTGAACAAGCGCGGCATCGAAGTGCGTTATGTTGCGTTCCCGCGCCAGGGCCTGGGTTCGCCGGGTGACGAGCAACTGCAAGCCGTGTGGTGCTCGACCGACAAGAAAGCCGCCATGGACAAAATGGTCGATGGCAAGGAAATCAAGGCCGCCAAATGCGCGAACCCGGTTTCCAAACAGTTCGCCCTCGGTCAGTCGATCGGTGTGAATGGCACACCGGCCATCGTTTTGGCCGACGGACAAGTCATTCCGGGCTACCAGCCGGCGCCACAAGTCGCCAAACTGGCATTGGGCGCCAAGTAA